The nucleotide sequence tccactAGGCCTTAACCTCAGGGGCATCAGCGACAGTGAGAAGGGGGGAAATGTTTGGGTCCGTGTTGGGGTAGGACGTGGAGGTGAGGACAAATCCCTGCTGATGTGGTTGAGGGTTAGTCAGGGCGTAGTTAGTAATGATATTGTACTGAGGTGTGGAAGCGGACAGACGGATCAGTTTACAGAGCTTACTGCTGCACGATATAGGAACACACTTTAGAAACCATTagggagacaagaggaggaggagagaatatttaaaagagaagcagagggaggaatATTGATTATTCAAGACAATTGTTATCAGAACATGGTAGAACATTGACTTTAtgatcaacattttaaaaatctgcacttgaacaaacataaCAACGGAAACCCTCTTGAAAAAggatttgttgtattttgacTCTAGTTTGTTAACAGACACAAAGCAGCTGAATTACTGCTGTAGACCTGCAGTTTAGTTAACAATCACATTTAGACTCTTTGGTTATCTTGGTTTCAAccattttatcttttaaaaaaaaaaaaaatttattcGAATCTAAAACGCTAAACTCTGACCTATTTTACTGCGACCCAATAAAAGCGAAGGCTCTGTATCTGCTCCCTGATTGTCAGCCTGAGTTGGTGCCTCTGCACAATTCACTAAAATCTACAATAAAATTTGCCTTTTAttgtagattattattattatgaactgCACATGAGTTGGAATTCTTTTTTACTTACCAGAAGAAATGCATATGCAAAGCAGACAGCCAGCAGGAAAGGGTATGTTGAGAGATAAGAGCGTGCGATCACCTCGGGACAATTCTGTGGGAGACGGGACAAACTGTGTGAACTCACTTTACTGCAGAGCACCCAGAGTCTGCAGAGTACAGCAGGTCCAGGTTACACAACAGACAACTCAACAACTTACAGGCATGATGATTTTCTCCAGAAATCCACTCGGCTTGGGACAGGTCGACTCTATCAGCGAGATGCCTGTCACGCCACAGCAGTGAAGCTACACAGCAGGAGACGAAGGTCAATGACAATCAAAGACACTTCGAATTAAATTAATTAGCATTTATatcaaatcatgttttaatACTTTGTAATGTAACAAATAACCGATGGTACATATTTCacataattcatttttattcatacacTTTGTGCTTTGGTAAAAAAGTTATAGATGAAGGGTATGAGTTCAGAACAAACACATCAGGACGAGAGCTTAATAGTTAAACTTTTTATTAGAGGGAAGTAAAAAGTCAGTTAGTGCTCACCATGTTGTGGATGATTCTGAGAGTGAGGCCAATGACTGGATCTTTTCCATCGTACAGAGCATACAAGCTGATGTAGAACTCTACGGTGCGCAGTCCAACCTAACcgatgaaaattaaaaacacgaCATGGCTGCACACGTAGAAGGCAATTACAGATTTTGCAGTCTCCCCGCTCCCTCTCTGCGCCCCTCTCACCTCATCCTTCATGGAAATAGCCAGAATCCCGAAGACCATTGGAGCAATAGCAAGACAAAACAGGAGAGCAGAGTACTGACAGGGGAGGGAGAAGATCCAGATTAATGACAACATGTTGATGAAACAACCTTTTAATCTGATTAACGCACAGGAACATGGGAACATCACAACACTTGATCCATCAGCACATGGATCAGTGAGAAAAGCTTTGTTTTAACCAGTGAGAAAAAACACCTGCATGTACGAAATGCTTTACTAGTCTCAGTCTTTGCTGCATTATTTGTCTTTCAACCGTTTTGCCCCGACAGACCACAAGGCTTTGTGCTCGCAGTTGAGAAATGTGTCTGAACTCTTCCTCTGAGGCAAGACTACGAGATTAAACTAGAAAATAACATAGAATCCCAAAGCACGAAACAAAAGCGAAAGAAATGAAGGGGAACTAGAATTCCTGCTGGGTGGTTGTGGTTGCGTGCCAACATGTGAGGTTTCAGCCTGCATACATTTACAGACTCATTTCAGCAGACCATCAAATTCTAACTAGCtcatgaaaacagagagaaaatccTCAGAAGTTGCATTCACAAAACCAAAGTCACTTTCtacactttttcttttaataatcTTTAGTGTGAAGAACAAATCTGAACATCAGCTGTTCTCTCAAATCTAAATCCAGGGAGTCACAACACACTCCCCCAGAAGATTTACTTTGCACTTTACTAGAAGTGGCACTTTAACCATTGTGAGACACATCTTACCGTTTGCAGAGCCCATCTTTTCCTGGAGGAGCAACCGTAGGATCCAAACAGCACCGCGATCAACGTGAACGTACCCGCCACGATCATCACCGTCACACCTgatgcaggaaacacagaaacacacctgTTACTGCAGCAGTTCCCAAACTAGGgttatatacaaataaaaatatgtataatCATGATCCCTGTGGTGATGAATGAATTGAAAGTGTGAACTCACCTGTAACGAATGCAAATGACTTGAAGCTGAGTAAGAGGACGTTGGTGTCAGTGTTGAACCTGAGCCACAGGCCCAGACCCAAAGAGGCGGACCCCACCACCTGCCAAACAGGAAACGCAACTGCAGTGTGAACACGTGGTGCATCAACAGTCCAAACTTTCAAATGACATCTATAATATTCTGTATCTGGCGTCATGTTTTCCACAACAGCgggaaaaacattttgtttttttacattgtgtaGGACAAACTGCACGAGACCACAGACTGAATGAacactgtctcctccatgttagcagatgagacGTGGACCAAACCAAAGTGAAAGTGCACAtcaaatacacttttttttccccaaagatGCTCATTCTAGTTAGTTCACATCGATGTTTGTCCAAGAGCTGATTTTTCTACtaagtttggtttgatttaGTTGTTTTATGCTATAAAAAAACCCATGAACGtctttaaaagaagaagaagaagaaacaaggtCTTTGTTTTATCTCATATTTCTACTAGACACCAGAGGGGCGGTCCCTCAAAACACAACAAcgacaaatgacaaaaataaatcccggagatgaagatgaagaacatTGGAGCAGCATATTTTTAATTAGACAAAGATAATgagtgataaaaaaaagggaCTTACAGCCAGGACGATGTTGGAAAGGATGATGACATAAATACACACGACGCCACATCTGTCCAGACCCATGATGActgtggaaaaacaaaccaCCTCAGTTAACAaggactgaaaacacaaatctaaaacTTCCTAGCTACGAGGAAGATTCTGTTTTTTACCTGCAAATTCACGTTTACACTTTAATAATCGTGCGTAATGAATAAATACCAGCGTCAGTAGAAAGGTCTGCTCAGCTCTGCCTCTTCAGCAGGATGtggcgaggaagaggaggaggacgaagaagaagaagaagaccaGGTGATAATCTATCTAAATGTCTCCGCCTCTCTGATGTCGCACAGTCCTGTGATTGGCTGGCAGGGCTGATTGACACAAGTAAACGCCTATGAcgagaggggtgggggtggggtggcgGCCCGCAGGAACTTGCCACAGAAAaacttgaagaagaagaagaagaagaaatgaaagtgaatgtTAAGGAATCGAATGTTATAAAAGTGTGAGCAAAACAAAAGCCAACTTCAACCAAACTGTGTTCCTCCACTGAGAGTGTACACAAGTCATTCACAACTTGTGTTGTCCATATGACAG is from Paralichthys olivaceus isolate ysfri-2021 chromosome 5, ASM2471397v2, whole genome shotgun sequence and encodes:
- the LOC109645221 gene encoding CD9 antigen-like → MGLDRCGVVCIYVIILSNIVLAVVGSASLGLGLWLRFNTDTNVLLLSFKSFAFVTGVTVMIVAGTFTLIAVLFGSYGCSSRKRWALQTYSALLFCLAIAPMVFGILAISMKDEVGLRTVEFYISLYALYDGKDPVIGLTLRIIHNMLHCCGVTGISLIESTCPKPSGFLEKIIMPNCPEVIARSYLSTYPFLLAVCFAYAFLLCVPISCSSKLCKLIRLSASTPQYNIITNYALTNPQPHQQGFVLTSTSYPNTDPNISPLLTVADAPEVKA